The Lujinxingia vulgaris genome includes a region encoding these proteins:
- a CDS encoding bifunctional homocysteine S-methyltransferase/methylenetetrahydrofolate reductase, producing the protein MQSPFLKALAAGPVVFDGAIGTQLYERGIYINKSFDDANLSRPDLVAAVHAEYLSAGAEVITTNTFSSNRIKLKRHGLEERAAEIASAGARIAREVAGDLALVAGSVGPTGRTPTMLTERELEEMREAFREQITALAEGGVDVIVLETFRQLAEVRMALEAAREVCDLPVIAQMSFDGERRTGDGADPERVAMLLADWGADVVGANCMEGPHVLYDVVVDMLSCGLPVIAQPNAGYPRKVDERLVYMATPEYFGVYARRFFKAGVRLVGGCCGTGPEHIRQVSAAARMLGGGRASVEVSAARMPREEAEPELAQSQKVPTRLAEKIEAAHRSRAAGEAVSRENFVVSVEVNPPSGLRADRAIEAARMLIEGGVDVINIADGPRASVRMANWALGRMLQESLDIEVILHLCGRDRNLLGLQSDVLAFEALDLRNLVVITGDPPKVGDYPHATAVFDLDSVGILRMINNFNRGVDPAGKPVGDATAFYCACGAEPAAADYERELRRLELKKAAGARFVMTQPVYDPAVLDRFLADIAHLDLPVLVGLLPLASARNAEFLHNEVPGMAVPLEVRERMRAAGTGQAARAEGVRIAQETLEAVGSRVTGAYIMPPFGRYEAALEILSCLPGYAQTPATEEAR; encoded by the coding sequence ATGCAATCACCCTTTTTAAAGGCGCTCGCTGCCGGTCCCGTTGTCTTTGACGGCGCGATCGGTACGCAACTCTACGAACGCGGCATCTACATCAATAAGTCCTTTGATGACGCGAACCTCTCCCGGCCGGACCTTGTGGCGGCGGTGCACGCCGAATATTTGAGCGCGGGCGCCGAGGTGATCACGACCAACACCTTCTCGTCGAACCGCATCAAGCTCAAACGCCACGGGTTGGAGGAGCGTGCGGCCGAGATCGCGAGCGCCGGGGCGCGGATCGCCCGGGAGGTCGCCGGCGATCTGGCGCTGGTGGCCGGATCGGTGGGGCCGACCGGTCGCACCCCGACGATGCTCACCGAGCGCGAGCTCGAAGAGATGCGCGAGGCCTTTCGTGAGCAGATCACGGCGCTGGCCGAGGGCGGGGTCGATGTGATCGTGCTGGAGACCTTCCGTCAGCTGGCCGAAGTTCGCATGGCGCTTGAGGCTGCGCGCGAGGTCTGCGACCTGCCGGTGATCGCGCAGATGAGTTTTGACGGAGAGCGTCGCACAGGGGACGGCGCCGACCCCGAGCGGGTGGCGATGCTGCTGGCCGACTGGGGGGCCGACGTGGTGGGCGCCAACTGCATGGAGGGCCCGCACGTGCTCTACGACGTGGTCGTGGACATGCTCAGCTGCGGACTTCCGGTGATCGCCCAGCCCAACGCCGGCTACCCGCGCAAGGTCGATGAGCGCCTCGTTTATATGGCGACCCCCGAGTATTTCGGCGTGTACGCGCGCCGCTTCTTTAAGGCGGGTGTGCGCCTGGTGGGGGGCTGCTGCGGCACGGGGCCGGAGCATATTCGTCAGGTCTCGGCGGCCGCGCGCATGCTGGGAGGGGGCCGCGCCAGCGTGGAGGTCAGCGCGGCGCGTATGCCCCGCGAGGAGGCCGAGCCGGAGCTTGCGCAGAGTCAGAAGGTGCCCACCCGGCTGGCCGAGAAGATTGAGGCGGCGCATCGCTCCCGGGCGGCCGGTGAGGCTGTGAGCCGCGAGAACTTCGTGGTGAGCGTGGAGGTCAATCCGCCCTCGGGGCTGCGCGCCGACCGCGCCATTGAGGCCGCGCGCATGCTCATTGAGGGGGGCGTCGATGTCATCAACATCGCCGACGGCCCGCGCGCCTCGGTGCGCATGGCCAACTGGGCGCTGGGGCGCATGCTCCAGGAGTCGCTCGATATTGAGGTGATTCTGCACCTGTGCGGCCGCGACCGAAACCTGCTCGGGCTGCAGTCGGACGTGCTGGCCTTTGAGGCGCTCGATCTGCGCAACCTGGTGGTGATCACCGGAGATCCTCCCAAGGTGGGCGATTATCCGCACGCCACGGCGGTCTTCGATCTGGATAGCGTGGGGATTCTGCGCATGATCAATAACTTCAACCGAGGCGTCGATCCGGCCGGAAAGCCCGTGGGCGATGCCACGGCGTTTTATTGTGCGTGTGGGGCCGAGCCGGCTGCCGCCGACTACGAGCGGGAGCTGCGCCGCCTGGAATTAAAGAAGGCCGCCGGCGCCCGTTTTGTGATGACGCAGCCTGTTTATGATCCGGCGGTGCTCGATCGTTTCCTGGCCGACATCGCGCACCTCGATCTTCCGGTGCTGGTGGGGCTTTTGCCCCTGGCCAGCGCGCGAAACGCGGAGTTTTTGCATAATGAGGTGCCCGGCATGGCCGTGCCCCTGGAGGTGCGCGAGCGCATGCGCGCCGCTGGCACCGGGCAGGCCGCGCGCGCCGAAGGCGTGCGCATCGCCCAGGAGACTCTGGAAGCCGTGGGCTCGCGGGTGACCGGTGCTTATATTATGCCGCCCTTCGGCCGCTATGAGGCCGCCCTTGAGATTTTGAGCTGTCTTCCCGGCTACGCCCAAACCCCGGCCACTGAGGAGGCGCGCTGA
- a CDS encoding outer membrane lipoprotein-sorting protein, which produces MATFAPTRHIFALGAAFFVFFLVASASAQQAEDPSAQELVDQAIERNALGFESGRAQITLIVYDRAGERRERRLDVRSRRADERGATRVELTDPPEVRGQSFLFVEQAEGQDDVWMYVPAFNVTRRVEGRQKRGAFLGTHFTFADLESRDLREATYRRLPDETIGQTPVYVVEARPTDAASSDYSRVVTYLRKEDQIPMRTRFFGKDGELEKTLFSEKLNTTEGGRSYIEQMTLRSEQGGYTTIVINALDPNVELPESVFSREDLGR; this is translated from the coding sequence ATGGCGACCTTTGCACCGACCCGACACATCTTCGCGCTGGGCGCAGCGTTTTTCGTTTTTTTTCTGGTCGCCAGCGCCTCAGCGCAGCAGGCCGAGGACCCGAGTGCGCAGGAGCTTGTCGATCAGGCCATTGAGCGCAATGCGCTCGGGTTTGAGTCCGGCCGCGCTCAGATCACGCTCATCGTCTACGATCGCGCTGGGGAGCGGCGGGAGCGACGTCTGGATGTCCGCTCTCGCCGCGCCGATGAGCGTGGTGCGACCCGCGTGGAGCTCACCGATCCGCCGGAGGTCCGCGGCCAGTCCTTCCTCTTTGTGGAGCAGGCCGAGGGCCAGGACGACGTCTGGATGTACGTGCCCGCCTTCAACGTCACGCGACGCGTGGAGGGACGTCAGAAGCGCGGCGCGTTTTTGGGCACCCACTTCACCTTTGCTGATCTTGAGAGCCGCGATCTGCGCGAGGCCACCTACCGCCGTCTCCCGGATGAGACCATCGGGCAGACCCCGGTCTACGTGGTCGAGGCGCGGCCTACCGACGCGGCATCAAGTGACTACAGCCGCGTGGTCACCTACCTGCGCAAAGAGGATCAGATCCCGATGCGCACCCGTTTCTTCGGCAAAGATGGCGAGCTTGAGAAGACGCTCTTTAGCGAGAAGTTGAACACCACCGAGGGCGGGCGCAGCTACATCGAGCAGATGACGCTGCGCTCAGAGCAGGGTGGCTACACCACGATCGTCATCAACGCGCTCGACCCGAATGTGGAGCTTCCCGAGTCGGTCTTCAGCCGCGAGGATCTGGGCCGGTGA
- the queD gene encoding 6-carboxytetrahydropterin synthase QueD: MIVELVKEFRFEAAHRLPNVPEGHKCQRLHGHSYRVTVTVRGEVDPEMGWLLDYGDIKAAVKPLIVEQLDHYYLNEIEGLENPTSEVLAGWMWERIKPVLPQLHSLQIHETCESSCIYRGE; encoded by the coding sequence ATGATCGTCGAGCTGGTTAAAGAGTTTCGTTTTGAGGCCGCCCACCGCCTCCCCAACGTGCCCGAAGGGCATAAGTGCCAGCGCCTGCATGGCCACTCCTACCGCGTCACGGTGACGGTACGCGGCGAGGTCGACCCTGAGATGGGCTGGCTTCTGGACTATGGCGATATCAAGGCTGCGGTAAAGCCGCTGATCGTCGAGCAGCTCGACCATTATTACCTCAATGAGATCGAAGGGCTCGAAAACCCCACCTCGGAGGTGCTCGCCGGATGGATGTGGGAGCGCATCAAGCCTGTGCTGCCACAGCTGCACAGCCTGCAGATCCACGAGACCTGCGAGTCGAGCTGCATCTACCGCGGGGAGTAA
- the cysE gene encoding serine O-acetyltransferase: MKLKRPHPRLSASPPGNERRGVLGFFKDAIEDIQAVRRGDPAARTLAEVVTTYPGLHALWMHRLSHRLWTHGHHLGARILSHYSRHLTGVEIHPGAVIGRRVFIDHGMGVVIGETSVVGDDCLIYKGVVLGGTSLKRTKRHPTIGKGVTIGSNACILGAVTIGDGARVGSGSVVVKDVEACATVVGIPGRVVSREERKTVGPPDLDHDRLPDPIQRIVRDLLDHIDSLSNRLHILEQLVDLSPEELAEKLERHELQDALEQEFLKAYQDDDVEDGNKPAG, translated from the coding sequence ATGAAGTTGAAACGCCCTCATCCCCGGCTCAGCGCCAGCCCTCCGGGCAACGAGCGCCGAGGCGTGCTGGGATTTTTTAAAGACGCCATCGAAGACATCCAGGCGGTGCGTCGCGGCGATCCGGCCGCGCGCACGCTGGCCGAGGTGGTCACCACCTACCCGGGCCTGCACGCGCTCTGGATGCACCGCCTCTCCCATCGCCTGTGGACGCACGGCCACCATCTGGGCGCGCGTATCCTCAGCCACTACAGCCGTCATCTCACCGGGGTGGAGATTCACCCCGGGGCGGTCATCGGCCGCCGGGTCTTTATCGATCACGGCATGGGCGTGGTGATCGGGGAGACCTCGGTGGTGGGCGACGATTGCCTGATCTACAAAGGTGTGGTGCTCGGTGGTACAAGCCTCAAGCGCACCAAACGCCACCCGACCATCGGCAAAGGGGTGACCATCGGCTCCAACGCCTGCATCCTGGGCGCGGTCACCATCGGCGACGGCGCGCGCGTCGGCAGCGGCTCGGTGGTGGTTAAAGATGTGGAAGCCTGCGCCACGGTGGTGGGCATCCCGGGGCGAGTGGTCTCCAGGGAGGAGCGCAAGACGGTGGGGCCGCCGGACCTCGATCACGATCGTCTCCCCGACCCGATCCAGCGCATCGTGCGTGATCTTCTCGACCATATCGACAGCCTCTCCAACCGCCTGCACATCCTGGAGCAGCTCGTCGACTTAAGCCCCGAAGAGCTTGCCGAGAAGCTGGAGCGTCACGAACTTCAAGACGCCCTGGAGCAGGAGTTTTTGAAGGCCTACCAGGACGATGACGTCGAAGATGGCAACAAACCCGCCGGTTAA
- the cysK gene encoding cysteine synthase A: MTIYESIVDLVGKTPLIRLSKVTGDCPAEIVGKAEFFNPLGSVKDRIGAAMVADAEQRGVLVPGGLIVEPTSGNTGIALAFVCASKGYKLVLTMPDTMSLERRTLLKALGAELVLTPGSLGMQGAVEEARQMVESTPGAIMLQQFQNSANPQIHAETTADEIWTDCQGRIDAIVTGVGTGGTITGVTRTLKERNPHFKAIAVEPTGSPVLSGGVAGPHKVQGIGAGFVPDIYEEALIDEVLTVDDDEAFEMARRLACEEGLLVGISAGANVAAAIRVGRRPEFAGKRIVTMLCDTGERYLSTPLFREL, translated from the coding sequence ATGACGATTTATGAGAGCATCGTCGATCTGGTGGGAAAAACCCCGCTGATTCGCCTGAGCAAAGTCACCGGGGATTGCCCGGCCGAGATCGTGGGCAAGGCGGAGTTTTTTAACCCGCTGGGGAGCGTCAAAGATCGCATCGGCGCAGCAATGGTCGCCGACGCCGAGCAACGCGGCGTGCTTGTGCCCGGCGGGCTGATTGTGGAGCCCACCAGCGGCAACACCGGCATCGCGCTGGCCTTTGTGTGCGCCTCAAAAGGCTACAAACTCGTGCTGACCATGCCCGACACCATGAGCCTGGAGCGGCGCACGCTGCTCAAGGCGCTGGGGGCCGAGCTTGTGCTCACCCCCGGCTCGCTGGGGATGCAGGGGGCGGTCGAGGAGGCCCGGCAGATGGTCGAGTCGACCCCGGGGGCGATCATGCTTCAGCAGTTTCAGAACTCTGCCAACCCGCAGATCCACGCCGAGACCACCGCCGACGAGATCTGGACCGACTGCCAGGGGCGCATCGACGCCATCGTCACCGGCGTGGGCACCGGGGGCACCATCACCGGGGTCACGCGCACACTCAAAGAGCGAAACCCTCACTTTAAAGCCATCGCGGTAGAACCGACCGGAAGTCCGGTGCTCTCGGGAGGTGTGGCCGGGCCGCATAAAGTCCAGGGCATCGGCGCGGGCTTTGTGCCCGACATCTACGAGGAGGCGCTCATCGACGAGGTCCTCACCGTCGACGATGACGAGGCCTTTGAGATGGCGCGGCGCCTGGCCTGTGAGGAGGGGCTTCTCGTAGGTATCAGCGCCGGAGCCAACGTGGCCGCAGCGATCCGCGTGGGGCGCCGCCCGGAGTTTGCGGGTAAGCGCATCGTGACGATGCTCTGCGACACCGGCGAGCGCTACCTCTCCACGCCTCTTTTCCGTGAGCTTTGA